A stretch of Lysinibacillus agricola DNA encodes these proteins:
- a CDS encoding cupin domain-containing protein — protein MYYVPYYGNMPMYNYGDQPVYWTHPNQIGYANRADPSRSSNGGSNVLKDYGAQPLVINLENAAKQNDTYRTALWTGKKLQVTLMSINVGEDIGLEIHPDVDQFLYIEQGEGLAQMGPSKDNLNFERKVYDNFAIMVPAGTWHNVTNTGNMPLKLYSIYAPPNHPFGTVHATKADAEASEAGYGQGKE, from the coding sequence ATGTACTACGTTCCTTATTATGGAAATATGCCGATGTATAACTATGGAGATCAGCCTGTTTATTGGACTCATCCTAACCAGATAGGGTATGCGAATAGAGCTGACCCTTCTCGTTCTTCCAATGGAGGAAGCAATGTATTAAAAGATTATGGAGCCCAGCCACTTGTCATCAACCTTGAAAATGCAGCTAAGCAAAACGATACGTATCGCACTGCTCTGTGGACAGGAAAGAAATTGCAGGTCACTTTAATGAGTATTAATGTTGGCGAAGATATTGGTTTGGAGATACACCCAGATGTTGATCAATTTCTATATATTGAACAGGGCGAGGGACTTGCTCAAATGGGTCCTAGTAAAGACAATTTAAATTTTGAAAGAAAGGTCTATGATAACTTTGCTATAATGGTGCCTGCTGGAACATGGCATAACGTCACAAATACAGGGAATATGCCACTAAAACTGTATTCGATCTACGCTCCTCCTAATCATCCATTTGGTACTGTACATGCTACTAAAGCAGACGCTGAGGCCTCGGAAGCAGGATACGGACAGGGCAAGGAATAA
- a CDS encoding SRPBCC domain-containing protein — translation MREFFWFSSSSDKWEKGKKIALRYDEYNAKGVITVLDIEVNRTIVFTWGEEHGEGTVVTITFIEDDSNTIIEVVESGLKEDDPEVVAKMMGQKEGWVYTLTCLKGYLENGVTNLRASLIH, via the coding sequence ATCAGGGAATTTTTTTGGTTCTCAAGTAGTTCAGATAAATGGGAAAAAGGAAAAAAGATTGCTTTAAGATATGATGAGTACAATGCAAAGGGTGTTATTACTGTGCTTGATATCGAGGTTAATAGGACTATTGTGTTCACTTGGGGAGAAGAACATGGAGAGGGAACGGTGGTTACAATTACATTTATAGAGGATGATTCAAATACAATTATTGAAGTAGTTGAATCAGGACTAAAGGAAGATGATCCAGAAGTAGTAGCAAAAATGATGGGGCAAAAAGAAGGTTGGGTGTATACATTAACCTGCTTAAAGGGTTATTTAGAAAACGGAGTAACCAACTTAAGAGCTTCATTAATTCATTAA
- a CDS encoding YitT family protein: MKKYIIDILMIMIGALLFALAVNLFVIPNDLGEGGVTGITIIAYYLFGWSPSIVSFGLNAALLVVGYKFLSRQTTIYTIIAVTLHSLFLHLTESWSISSNEIIVNAIFAGVFAGVGIGLIIRVGGTTAGSTILARMTNKYLGWSISYGLLFFDLIVAFSSYFIIGAEALMLTVIMLYVGTKVMEFVIEGVNPKKAVTIISKKPEEIASHVNGFMNRGVTVLSGHGYYTKEQKEILYIVISKQEVVKLKKIVKEIDADAFIAIHDVRDVFGHGFIELSKA, encoded by the coding sequence ATGAAGAAGTACATTATAGATATTTTAATGATTATGATTGGGGCGCTGCTTTTTGCGCTTGCTGTAAACTTATTTGTTATTCCTAATGATTTAGGTGAAGGTGGCGTAACAGGTATAACAATTATCGCGTATTATCTGTTTGGATGGTCGCCAAGTATTGTGAGCTTTGGTCTAAACGCAGCTTTATTAGTAGTTGGCTATAAATTTTTAAGTAGGCAAACGACTATTTATACGATTATTGCAGTAACCCTCCATTCACTCTTTTTACATTTAACAGAATCGTGGTCGATTTCTTCAAATGAAATTATTGTGAATGCTATTTTTGCAGGGGTGTTTGCTGGAGTTGGTATAGGCTTAATTATAAGAGTTGGTGGAACAACAGCAGGTTCAACAATCTTAGCTAGAATGACGAACAAATATTTAGGCTGGAGTATTAGTTACGGTTTATTGTTTTTTGATTTAATTGTTGCTTTTTCATCTTACTTTATTATCGGAGCAGAAGCATTAATGCTTACTGTCATTATGCTTTATGTCGGAACGAAGGTGATGGAGTTTGTTATTGAAGGTGTAAATCCCAAAAAGGCAGTTACGATTATTTCGAAAAAACCAGAAGAGATTGCCAGTCATGTGAATGGTTTTATGAATCGAGGCGTGACGGTCCTATCAGGCCATGGCTATTATACGAAGGAACAAAAAGAAATTCTGTATATTGTCATTAGTAAACAGGAAGTTGTAAAACTAAAGAAAATCGTCAAAGAAATAGACGCGGATGCCTTTATTGCTATTCACGATGTAAGAGATGTATTCGGCCATGGATTTATTGAATTATCTAAGGCTTAA
- a CDS encoding D-alanine--D-alanine ligase, whose protein sequence is MKVGVIMGGVSSEKQVSIMTGEEMIAHLDKGKYEAVAIKLNENNTAELFEKVKDIDIALLALHGKFGEDGTIQGVLETMGVPYTGSGILSSSICMDKNVSKKILRYEDIETPDWLHFSNGEELQLEDLDKMGYPLVVKPNSGGSSVGVKIVYDKDALLTSVAEVFKWDSEIIIEKYIKGEEITCSILNGELLPIISIRHTAQFFDYKAKYEDAATIEEIIELPPAVHERVAEAAKGCYKALKCSVYARIDMMLKDGIPYVMEVNTLPGMTKNSLLPKSASSAGMSYTQLLDKIIETSL, encoded by the coding sequence ATGAAAGTTGGCGTTATTATGGGGGGCGTTTCTTCGGAAAAGCAGGTCTCTATTATGACAGGGGAAGAAATGATTGCTCATTTAGATAAGGGTAAATACGAAGCGGTAGCTATTAAACTAAATGAAAATAATACGGCAGAGCTTTTTGAAAAGGTAAAAGATATCGATATTGCGTTATTAGCACTACATGGCAAGTTTGGAGAGGATGGCACGATTCAAGGTGTACTAGAGACTATGGGTGTTCCATATACAGGTAGTGGTATACTTTCAAGCAGTATTTGTATGGATAAAAATGTTTCGAAAAAAATTCTACGTTATGAGGACATCGAAACACCAGATTGGCTACATTTTTCGAATGGCGAGGAGCTTCAATTAGAGGATTTAGACAAAATGGGATACCCGTTAGTAGTAAAACCAAATTCGGGTGGCTCAAGTGTTGGAGTAAAAATAGTTTATGATAAAGATGCCTTACTAACATCGGTTGCGGAAGTATTCAAATGGGATTCTGAAATCATTATTGAGAAATATATAAAAGGTGAAGAAATAACATGCTCCATTTTGAACGGGGAGCTATTACCGATTATTTCGATTCGCCATACAGCGCAGTTCTTTGACTATAAGGCAAAATATGAGGATGCTGCTACGATAGAGGAGATTATAGAACTTCCACCTGCTGTACATGAACGAGTTGCCGAAGCAGCAAAAGGTTGCTATAAAGCATTAAAGTGTAGTGTTTATGCCCGAATCGATATGATGCTCAAGGATGGAATCCCATATGTCATGGAGGTTAACACGTTGCCAGGGATGACAAAAAACAGCTTACTCCCAAAAAGCGCATCCTCGGCAGGAATGTCTTATACACAACTTTTAGATAAGATTATTGAAACTTCCTTATAG
- a CDS encoding PLP-dependent aminotransferase family protein: MFNDFKLLNNRPVYIQIKDYLQEMIMKGHLLEHQKLPSTRELSKLLSVSRNTILNAYADLEQEGIIYAVKGKGNFVGKVETLKAASIEFNWKERLNNVTLLADELDLMKQDIHWEKGMISFNSVAPEEKLFDVENFKRAFLTRMSLEGDIVLNYGYAKGYKPLIDYLLHYMERKGIDISNKDILITNGFTEGLDILLSSLAKKSGRVICENPTHHAALKLFRLHGFDIHGIDMKDDGIDIEQVEKSLSEKEFDFAYLIPSYHNPTGIVTSSEKRADIIKLFSKYQIPIVEDGFNEELRYSGSHLAPLMTFIGAGNNVIYISSFSKILFPGLRVGWILADKELIDCLESLKRARTIHTSTLDQAVLYQYLQDGYFEKYLKKARSVYKKKYELARQACKQYIPFKRMTGDGGLHLFIELEEGINARTLLEKCYQRGVVFYPGDVFYSNGEGSNTFRLGFSRLKEEDIVRGIKIIGDTLKNEMGS; encoded by the coding sequence GTGTTTAATGATTTTAAGCTTTTAAATAATCGTCCAGTTTATATTCAAATAAAAGATTATTTGCAAGAAATGATTATGAAGGGACACTTGCTGGAGCATCAGAAGCTTCCATCTACCCGTGAACTTAGTAAATTATTATCGGTCAGTAGAAATACGATACTGAATGCATATGCAGATTTAGAGCAAGAGGGCATCATCTATGCAGTGAAAGGAAAGGGGAATTTTGTCGGGAAAGTCGAAACGTTGAAAGCTGCATCCATCGAATTTAATTGGAAGGAAAGGCTTAATAACGTTACCTTGTTAGCTGATGAATTAGATTTAATGAAGCAAGACATTCACTGGGAAAAAGGCATGATTTCCTTCAATAGTGTAGCCCCCGAAGAAAAGCTTTTTGATGTGGAAAATTTTAAAAGAGCCTTTCTGACCCGTATGTCCCTTGAAGGAGATATCGTTTTGAATTACGGATACGCAAAGGGCTATAAACCTTTAATCGATTACCTTCTTCACTATATGGAAAGGAAAGGTATAGATATTTCCAATAAGGATATTTTGATCACGAATGGCTTTACCGAAGGATTGGATATTTTATTATCTTCCTTAGCTAAAAAATCCGGACGTGTTATTTGCGAAAATCCTACTCATCATGCTGCATTAAAGCTTTTTCGCTTACATGGATTTGATATCCACGGAATCGACATGAAAGATGACGGTATCGATATTGAACAAGTTGAGAAAAGTTTATCGGAAAAGGAATTTGATTTTGCCTATTTAATCCCGTCTTATCATAATCCAACTGGCATTGTTACATCCTCTGAAAAAAGAGCTGACATTATTAAGCTTTTTTCAAAATATCAAATTCCGATTGTGGAAGATGGCTTTAATGAGGAATTACGTTATTCAGGCTCCCATTTAGCGCCGTTAATGACTTTTATCGGTGCGGGTAACAATGTTATTTATATTAGTAGCTTTTCAAAAATTCTTTTTCCTGGCTTACGCGTTGGGTGGATATTAGCAGATAAGGAGCTCATCGACTGTTTGGAAAGTTTGAAAAGAGCACGTACTATTCATACATCAACACTAGATCAGGCTGTGCTTTATCAATATTTGCAGGACGGGTATTTTGAAAAATATTTGAAAAAGGCTAGATCCGTCTATAAGAAAAAATATGAACTAGCTCGTCAAGCTTGCAAGCAATACATTCCTTTTAAAAGAATGACCGGTGATGGGGGACTCCATCTCTTTATTGAGCTAGAAGAAGGAATTAATGCTCGTACGCTTTTGGAAAAGTGTTATCAAAGAGGAGTTGTTTTTTATCCTGGGGATGTTTTTTACAGCAATGGCGAAGGCAGTAACACATTTCGATTAGGATTTTCTCGACTAAAAGAAGAGGATATTGTGCGCGGTATTAAGATTATTGGTGATACCTTGAAAAATGAAATGGGGAGTTGA
- a CDS encoding helix-turn-helix domain-containing protein: MNRGRTLKEIRKNKGFSQLILSKGIISQSTYSKYEAGRIDIDVEKYIKLLNKLNISLEEFEYIHNERIYRKKKDIVQQFFFLNHNDIEKLTLLKVKTAEYLQIENDLEIKEIRLICEALIQLNQENFNEAKEIIKPIWERISKYDQWYLSDIRLINTVLFLFPTDIAIEFTQNVLKRLNKYNSFRDTDLLKSAFNINLSLLVIMSEDYSTALSIINDSLSQYKRKMNYHILALHFSRKAICHFHLGYNDSTIFLEKAFQLIGLYEDDEYLERIQSEFIKYTTIHDQELK; encoded by the coding sequence ATGAATAGAGGAAGAACTTTAAAAGAGATTCGAAAAAATAAAGGGTTTAGTCAACTAATCCTGTCAAAAGGGATTATATCTCAAAGTACATATTCAAAATATGAGGCAGGTAGAATTGATATAGACGTTGAAAAATATATAAAATTATTAAATAAATTAAATATTTCCCTAGAAGAATTTGAATATATTCATAATGAGCGTATTTACCGAAAGAAAAAAGATATTGTACAACAATTTTTTTTTCTAAATCATAATGATATAGAAAAACTAACCCTTTTAAAAGTTAAAACAGCTGAATATTTACAAATTGAAAATGATTTAGAGATTAAAGAGATTCGACTTATTTGTGAAGCGCTCATACAATTAAATCAGGAAAATTTTAATGAAGCAAAAGAGATTATTAAGCCCATTTGGGAGCGTATTTCAAAATATGATCAGTGGTATTTAAGTGATATTCGTTTGATCAACACGGTTTTATTTCTATTTCCAACAGATATAGCAATAGAATTTACACAAAATGTCTTAAAAAGATTAAACAAATATAATAGTTTTAGAGATACAGATTTATTAAAATCTGCGTTTAATATTAATTTGTCACTGTTAGTAATAATGAGCGAAGACTATTCTACAGCCCTTTCTATTATTAATGATTCATTAAGTCAGTATAAAAGAAAAATGAATTACCATATACTAGCTCTACATTTTTCAAGAAAAGCTATTTGTCATTTCCATCTTGGTTACAATGACTCAACAATTTTCTTGGAGAAAGCCTTTCAACTCATAGGACTATATGAAGATGATGAATATTTAGAAAGAATTCAATCAGAATTTATTAAATATACAACGATTCATGATCAAGAATTAAAATAG
- a CDS encoding GrpB family protein has product MRKIKVQLSEYNPNWEQQYEVEQKGIEKALGDSAIRIEHIGSTSIKRLKAKPIIDILVGVQSLDEVPSFIDALREIDYEYVPKIKFKDRKFFRKGLWGQGTIHLHICEYNSNEWTEKLLFRDYLRSYPQAANEYAVLKNQLASKYRFDRSTYTKEKEPFIQMIIQKAKML; this is encoded by the coding sequence ATGAGGAAGATTAAGGTTCAACTTTCCGAATATAATCCAAATTGGGAACAACAATATGAAGTTGAACAAAAAGGAATTGAAAAAGCTTTAGGTGATAGTGCTATTCGTATTGAGCATATCGGAAGTACATCGATAAAGAGACTAAAAGCGAAACCAATTATTGATATTCTTGTTGGTGTACAGAGTTTAGATGAAGTGCCGAGCTTCATAGATGCTTTAAGGGAAATTGACTATGAATATGTTCCGAAAATAAAGTTTAAGGATAGAAAATTTTTTAGAAAGGGATTGTGGGGGCAGGGAACAATCCATTTACATATTTGTGAATACAACAGTAATGAATGGACTGAAAAATTACTTTTCCGTGATTACCTTAGATCATATCCCCAAGCAGCAAATGAATATGCGGTATTAAAAAATCAATTAGCGTCTAAATATCGATTCGATCGATCGACATATACAAAGGAAAAAGAGCCTTTTATCCAAATGATTATTCAAAAAGCTAAGATGTTGTGA
- a CDS encoding class I SAM-dependent methyltransferase has protein sequence MELGCGAGRNAIYLAKQGCSVVGVDLSDKALQWAQKRVDEANVSVELICANIFELNLQEESFDFVYDSGCFHYIAPHRLVTYIEMIHKLLKPNGYFALCTFEEHGVYGGSAISDEEVYIKRSLEGGLGYTKNQLKEVFQSFEEIEIRKMIAMSDEEQFFGLEGFLVGLFKKNL, from the coding sequence GTGCAGGGCGAAATGCCATTTACTTAGCAAAACAAGGTTGTTCAGTTGTTGGTGTCGATTTATCGGATAAAGCATTGCAATGGGCGCAAAAAAGGGTTGATGAAGCAAACGTAAGTGTAGAATTAATTTGTGCCAATATTTTTGAGTTGAATTTACAAGAAGAGAGCTTTGATTTTGTATATGATTCAGGCTGTTTTCACTACATAGCCCCTCATCGTCTTGTGACGTATATTGAAATGATTCATAAATTATTAAAGCCTAATGGTTACTTCGCTTTATGCACATTTGAGGAACATGGTGTATATGGTGGTTCTGCCATTTCAGATGAAGAAGTTTATATAAAACGTAGCTTAGAAGGCGGACTAGGGTATACAAAAAATCAACTAAAAGAAGTGTTTCAATCATTTGAAGAAATTGAAATACGGAAAATGATAGCCATGTCTGATGAAGAGCAGTTTTTCGGTTTAGAAGGATTTTTAGTAGGTTTATTTAAAAAGAATTTATGA